One window of the Trifolium pratense cultivar HEN17-A07 linkage group LG2, ARS_RC_1.1, whole genome shotgun sequence genome contains the following:
- the LOC123905545 gene encoding calmodulin-binding protein 60 C-like, translated as MQTRYMERSNSMAREKRSLDSTSNEEDQPERKRPALASVIVEALKVDSLQKLCSSLEPILRRVVSEEVERALAKLGPANFSERSRSSPKRIESPGGGNLQLQFRTRLSLPLFTGGKVEGEQGTAIHIVLIDANTGHVVTSGPASCVKLDVIVLEGDFNNEDDDTWSQEEFESHVVKERDGKRPLLTGGDLQVTLKEGVGTLAELSFTDNSSWIRSRKFRLGLKVSSGFCEGMRIREAKTEAFTVKDHRGELYKKHYPPALTDEVWRLEKIGKDGSFHKRLTKAGICSVEDVLQLVVRDPQRLRNILGSGMSNKMWEVLVEHAKTCVLSGKLYVYYPDDARNVGVVFNNIYELSGLITNDQYYSADSLSDSQKVYVDTLVKKAYENWMHVVEYDGKSLLNYNQNRTLGTSQHQVPVGSHDYSVSNSLDQQISIPSLPVHVPTGQPSMDPGVAVGGYHDGTSTRFSMQPQNADLNSALQFGNTAFPLQNLLMGASHQSQLPSNENELSLGPPQSATPGFQTVGLSDPTYRGFEDFFPEEDIRIRSHEMLENEDMQHLLRIFNMGGQPQTSFNTPEDGYPYSSAYMPSTSMNYNIDDERNRSSGKAVVGWLKLKAALRWGIFIRKKAAERRAQLVELDDS; from the exons ATGCAAACTAGGTATATGGAGAGATCGAATAGTATGGCGAGAGAGAAACGAAGCTTAGATTCAACTTCTAATGAAGAAGATCAACCTGAAAGGAAACGACCTGCTTTAGCTAG TGTAATTGTTGAGGCCCTGAAGGTGGACAGTCTGCAGAAACTTTGCTCATCACTGGAGCCTATTCTACGAAGAGTT GTTAGCGAAGAAGTGGAGCGCGCTTTAGCAAAATTAGGCCCTGCCAATTTTAGTGAGAG ATCTAGATCTTCTCCGAAGCGCATAGAAAGCCCGGGTGGAGGAAATTTACAGTTACAATTTAGGACCAGGTTATCCCTTCCCCTCTTTACTGGTGGGAAAGTGGAGGGGGAGCAGGGCACTGCCATTCATATTGTCTTGATTGATGCAAACACAGGCCATGTTGTCACGTCCGGCCCAGCGTCATGTGTCAAACTAGATGTTATTGTACTTGAAGGGGATTTCAATAATGAGGATGATGATACTTGGAGTCAAGAAGAATTTGAGAGTCATGTTGTGAAAGAGCGAGACGGAAAACGACCTCTTCTGACTGGTGGTGATCTGCAAGTGACACTGAAGGAGGGTGTAGGAACACTGGCGGAACTTTCATTTACAGACAACTCTAGCTGGATAAGAAGTCGGAAGTTCAGGCTGGGGTTAAAAGTTTCCTCAGGTTTTTGTGAGGGAATGCGTATTCGTGAAGCCAAAACAGAGGCTTTCACTGTTAAGGATCACCGTGGAGAAT TATACAAGAAACACTATCCACCTGCCTTGACTGATGAGGTCTGGAGATTGGAGAAGATTGGCAAGGATGGATCCTTTCACAAAAGGCTAACTAAAGCAGGCATATGTTCCGTTGAAGATGTCCTTCAACTTGTGGTTAGAGACCCACAAAGATTGCGGAAT ATTCTTGGGAGTGGCATGTCAAATAAAATGTGGGAGGTTCTTGTTGAACATGCCAAGACTTGTGTCCTCAGTGGAAAACTCTATGTATACTATCCTGATGATGCAAGGAATGTTGGCGTTGTTTTCAATAATATCTACGAGTTGAGTGGCTTAATCACCAATGACCAATATTACTCTGCTGATTCTCTCTCTGATAGTCAAAAG GTTTATGTGGATACATTGGTGAAGAAGGCATATGAGAATTGGATGCATGTTGTTGAGTATGATGGCAAGTCTCTGTTAAATTACAATCAGAATAGGACATTGGGTACGTCCCAGCATCAGGTTCCAGTGGGTTCCCACGATTATTCTGTTTCAAACTCACTCGATCAGCAGATCTCTATCCCAAGTCTACCAGTCCATGTACCTACAGGACAGCCTTCAATGGATCCAGGTGTAGCAGTTGGAG GTTATCACGATGGTACAAGTACCAGATTCTCAATGCAACCACAGAATGCTGATCTTAATTCTGCTCTTCAGTTTGGTAATACTGCATTCCCTCTACAAAACCTGTTGATGGGTGCTTCACACCAATCTCAACTTCCAAGCAATGAAAATGAGTTGTCACTTGGTCCCCCACAATCAGCCACCCCTGGCTTTCAGACTGTCGGCCTTTCAGATCCTACTTATAGAGGATTTGAAGACTTCTTCCCGGAAGAGGATATTCGTATTAGAAGTCACGAGATGCTAGAAAATGAAGATATGCAGCATCTGCTCCGTATTTTTAATATGGGAGGGCAACCACAGACTTCCTTTAATACTCCTGAAGATGGATATCCTTATTCATCTGCTTACATGCCTTCAACCTCCATGAACTACAACATAGATGATGAGAGAAACCGTTCCTCAGGAAAGGCTGTTGTGGGATGGCTCAAGCTTAAGGCAGCTTTGAGATGGGGCATTTTTATTCGGAAGAAGGCTGCTGAAAGACGGGCACAGCTGGTTGAGCTGGATGActcataa
- the LOC123905546 gene encoding sphingosine kinase 1 isoform X2, producing MDLTAHQRPLFSDRVTVNGTVTPLALLADGRLWWSEGIQRCLSVEKDVIGFISTGSNIKIKTLVEARDGCCTTGAPAKLVRNDVVFKPSSEETHRIWCQKLREFIDSLGRPKRLLVFVNPFGGKKSAVKIFDEQVKPLFEDAQIQLTVQETAHQLHAKEVARSLDITEHDGIVCVSGDGILVEVVNGLLEREDWDTAIKIPLGVVPAGTGNGMAKSLLDSVGNPCTIANAVLAIIRGHKRQLDVATITQGETRFFSILMLAWGLVADIDIESEKYRWMGSARLDFYGLCRLLNLRQYSGSVSFVPAPGFESYGESTSCPGKSTIKGNNSDPSEGEHVNLQTLCYQGPEVNLENMNWRVINGPFISVWLHNVPWGAEDTMAAPDAKFSDGYLDLIITKNCPKLHLLSMMSELNNGGHVKSPYVTYLKV from the exons ATGGATCTAACCGCTCACCAGCGTCCTTTATTTTCGGACCGAGTAACTGTCAACGGCACCGTAACGCCACTTGCTCTTCTCGCCGACGGTAGACTCTGGTGGTCGGAAGGTATTCAACGCTGTCTCTCCGTCGAAAAAGATGTTATCGGATTCATCTCTACTGGTTCCAATATCAAAATCAAGACTCTCGTTGAAGCTCGTGACGGTTGTTGCACCACCGGTGCTCCAGCAAAACTTGTTCGTAACGACGTCGTTTTTAAACCTTCATCAGAGGAAACGCATAGGATTTGGTGCCAGAAGCTTCGCGAATTCATCGATTCTCTCG GTCGACCTAAGAGATTGCTTGTTTTTGTGAATCCATTTGGTGGAAAGAAATCTGCTGTGAAGATTTTTGATGAACAAGTTAAACCTCTTTTTGAAGATGCTCAAATTCAACTCACTGTGCAAG AAACTGCACACCAGCTACATGCCAAAGAAGTTGCTCGATCGTTGGATATTACGGAGCACGATGGCATTGTTTGTGTTAGTGGAGATGGAATTTTGGTTGAG GTTGTAAATGGGCTTCTTGAAAGAGAGGATTGGGATACAGCGATAAAGATTCCCCTTGGAGTAGTTCCTGCAG GTACGGGAAATGGCATGGCAAAATCTTTGCTTGATTCAGTTGGTAATCCTTGTACAATAGCCAATGCCGTTCTTGCTATTATCCGAG GCCATAAGCGACAGCTTGATGTGGCTACCATCACACAGGGTGAAACCAGATTTTTCAGTATTTTGATGCTTGCATGGG GTCTAGTTGCTGATATTGACATCGAGTCTGAAAAGTATCGGTGGATGGGAAGTGCTCGTCTAGATTTTTAT GGTCTCTGTCGACTCTTAAATTTGAGGCAATACAGTGGATCTGTTTCTTTTGTGCCTGCACCTGGGTTTGAGTCTTACGGGGAGTCCACTAGTTGCCCTGGCAAATCTACCATCAAAGGGAACAACAGTGATCCAAGTGAAGGGGAACATGTTAATTTGCAAACACTTTGTTATCAAGGACCTGAAGTAAACTTGGAAAATATGAACTGGAGAGTTATAAATGGACCCTTTATTAGTGTCTGGCTTCACAATGTACCTTGGGGTGCTGAAGATACGATGGCAGCACCTGATGCAAAG TTCTCTGATGGTTATCTTGACCTGATCATTACGAAGAATTGCCCAAAGTTACATTTGCTGTCAATGATGTCAGAGTTGAATAATGGAGGACATGTTAAATCTCCATATGTCACATATCTGAAGGTGTGA
- the LOC123905546 gene encoding sphingosine kinase 1 isoform X1, with protein MDLTAHQRPLFSDRVTVNGTVTPLALLADGRLWWSEGIQRCLSVEKDVIGFISTGSNIKIKTLVEARDGCCTTGAPAKLVRNDVVFKPSSEETHRIWCQKLREFIDSLGRPKRLLVFVNPFGGKKSAVKIFDEQVKPLFEDAQIQLTVQETAHQLHAKEVARSLDITEHDGIVCVSGDGILVEVVNGLLEREDWDTAIKIPLGVVPAGTGNGMAKSLLDSVGNPCTIANAVLAIIRGHKRQLDVATITQGETRFFSILMLAWGLVADIDIESEKYRWMGSARLDFYGLCRLLNLRQYSGSVSFVPAPGFESYGESTSCPGKSTIKGNNSDPSEGEHVNLQTLCYQGPEVNLENMNWRVINGPFISVWLHNVPWGAEDTMAAPDAKFSDGYLDLIITKNCPKLHLLSMMSELNNGGHVKSPYVTYLKVKAFSLQPGPRIKDREKEGIIDSDGEVLARGKGTYKCDQKSLMAYDKLQITVDRGLATLFTPI; from the exons ATGGATCTAACCGCTCACCAGCGTCCTTTATTTTCGGACCGAGTAACTGTCAACGGCACCGTAACGCCACTTGCTCTTCTCGCCGACGGTAGACTCTGGTGGTCGGAAGGTATTCAACGCTGTCTCTCCGTCGAAAAAGATGTTATCGGATTCATCTCTACTGGTTCCAATATCAAAATCAAGACTCTCGTTGAAGCTCGTGACGGTTGTTGCACCACCGGTGCTCCAGCAAAACTTGTTCGTAACGACGTCGTTTTTAAACCTTCATCAGAGGAAACGCATAGGATTTGGTGCCAGAAGCTTCGCGAATTCATCGATTCTCTCG GTCGACCTAAGAGATTGCTTGTTTTTGTGAATCCATTTGGTGGAAAGAAATCTGCTGTGAAGATTTTTGATGAACAAGTTAAACCTCTTTTTGAAGATGCTCAAATTCAACTCACTGTGCAAG AAACTGCACACCAGCTACATGCCAAAGAAGTTGCTCGATCGTTGGATATTACGGAGCACGATGGCATTGTTTGTGTTAGTGGAGATGGAATTTTGGTTGAG GTTGTAAATGGGCTTCTTGAAAGAGAGGATTGGGATACAGCGATAAAGATTCCCCTTGGAGTAGTTCCTGCAG GTACGGGAAATGGCATGGCAAAATCTTTGCTTGATTCAGTTGGTAATCCTTGTACAATAGCCAATGCCGTTCTTGCTATTATCCGAG GCCATAAGCGACAGCTTGATGTGGCTACCATCACACAGGGTGAAACCAGATTTTTCAGTATTTTGATGCTTGCATGGG GTCTAGTTGCTGATATTGACATCGAGTCTGAAAAGTATCGGTGGATGGGAAGTGCTCGTCTAGATTTTTAT GGTCTCTGTCGACTCTTAAATTTGAGGCAATACAGTGGATCTGTTTCTTTTGTGCCTGCACCTGGGTTTGAGTCTTACGGGGAGTCCACTAGTTGCCCTGGCAAATCTACCATCAAAGGGAACAACAGTGATCCAAGTGAAGGGGAACATGTTAATTTGCAAACACTTTGTTATCAAGGACCTGAAGTAAACTTGGAAAATATGAACTGGAGAGTTATAAATGGACCCTTTATTAGTGTCTGGCTTCACAATGTACCTTGGGGTGCTGAAGATACGATGGCAGCACCTGATGCAAAG TTCTCTGATGGTTATCTTGACCTGATCATTACGAAGAATTGCCCAAAGTTACATTTGCTGTCAATGATGTCAGAGTTGAATAATGGAGGACATGTTAAATCTCCATATGTCACATATCTGAAG GTGAAAGCTTTCAGCTTGCAACCTGGTCCACGCATCAAGGACCGAGAGAAGGAAGGGATCATAGATTCAGATGGCGAGGTTTTGGCAAGAGGGAAAGGAACCTACAAGTGTGACCAGAAGTCTTTGATGGCCTATGATAAATTGCAGATAACAGTGGATAGAGGTTTAGCTACACTTTTTACCCCTATATAA